From one Macellibacteroides fermentans genomic stretch:
- the clpB gene encoding ATP-dependent chaperone ClpB, whose amino-acid sequence MNLNNFTIKSQEAVQQSVQLVSQRGQQVIEAAHILKAVIMTGESVVNFLFQKLGVNVQNLQMVLDRQLDSYPKVSGGEPYLSSEANAVLQKAIEYSGKMGDQYVSLEHILLALLTEKSVASSMLKDAGVTEKELRLAIAELRKGNNVTSQSAEDTYNSLNKYAINLNERARSGKLDPVIGRDDEIRRVLQILSRRTKNNPILIGEPGVGKTAIAEGLAHRIVRGDVPENLKSKQLFSLDMGALIAGAKYKGEFEERLKSVVNEVIKAEGEIILFIDEIHTLVGAGKSDGAMDAANILKPALARGELRAIGATTLDEYQKYFEKDKALERRFQIVTVDEPDELSTISILRGLKEKYENHHKVRIKDDAIISAVHLSHRYITDRFLPDKAIDLMDEAAARLRLQVDSVPESLDEVSRRIKQLEIEREAIKRENDVQKLEQLNKEIADLKEDEKTQMAKWQSEKDQINKIQQNKIDIENLKFEADKAEREGNYGRVAEIRYGLIKAKEEEIKAVQAQLHSLQGGSAMIKEEVDSEDIADVVSRWTGIPVNKMLQSEKEKLLNLEDELHKRVVGQQEAITAIADAVRRSRAGLQDPKRPIGSFIFLGTTGVGKTELAKALAEYLFDDENLMTRIDMSEYQEKFSATRLIGAPPGYVGYDEGGQLTEAIRRKPYSVVLFDEIEKAHPDVFNVLLQVLDDGRLTDNKGRVVNFKNTIIIMTSNLGSSLIRENFEKITPENHDQVIEHTRNQVLELLKKTIRPEFLNRIDETIMFTPLNEEEIRQIVNLQLKGVAAMLAANGIVLEFTDEALSFIAQEGYDPQFGARPVKRVIQKYVLNELSKEILSQKIDRNQVITIAKKGQGLEFVNK is encoded by the coding sequence ATGAATTTAAACAATTTTACAATTAAATCGCAAGAGGCTGTTCAGCAGTCTGTTCAGCTGGTTTCACAACGTGGACAGCAGGTGATAGAAGCAGCCCACATACTTAAGGCTGTCATCATGACAGGCGAGAGTGTTGTGAATTTTTTATTCCAGAAGCTGGGTGTAAATGTACAGAACCTGCAGATGGTGCTGGACCGTCAGCTGGATTCTTATCCCAAGGTATCGGGTGGCGAGCCTTACCTGAGTAGCGAGGCCAATGCTGTATTGCAGAAGGCAATCGAATATTCGGGCAAGATGGGCGACCAGTATGTGTCGCTTGAACATATCTTGCTGGCCCTGCTCACGGAGAAGAGTGTGGCTTCGAGTATGCTGAAAGACGCGGGTGTTACCGAGAAGGAGCTTCGCCTTGCCATCGCAGAGCTGAGAAAGGGAAACAATGTTACGAGTCAGTCGGCCGAAGATACCTACAATTCTCTTAATAAGTACGCAATCAACCTGAATGAGCGTGCCCGGTCGGGTAAGCTGGATCCGGTTATCGGTCGGGACGACGAGATACGACGGGTATTGCAGATACTAAGCAGACGTACCAAAAACAACCCGATCCTGATTGGTGAGCCTGGGGTTGGTAAAACAGCCATAGCCGAAGGATTGGCCCATCGTATCGTACGGGGCGACGTGCCCGAAAACCTGAAAAGTAAACAGCTTTTCTCGCTGGACATGGGTGCACTGATTGCCGGAGCCAAATACAAAGGCGAGTTTGAAGAACGTCTTAAATCGGTTGTAAATGAGGTGATAAAGGCTGAAGGCGAGATCATCCTCTTTATCGACGAGATTCACACCCTGGTGGGCGCCGGTAAAAGCGATGGAGCCATGGATGCGGCTAATATATTGAAACCTGCTCTGGCACGAGGCGAACTAAGGGCGATAGGTGCCACTACATTGGATGAGTATCAGAAGTATTTTGAAAAGGATAAGGCTCTTGAACGTCGTTTCCAGATTGTTACGGTGGACGAACCCGACGAGCTAAGTACCATTTCTATTTTACGTGGCTTGAAGGAGAAGTACGAAAATCACCACAAGGTGCGTATCAAAGATGATGCAATTATTTCGGCTGTGCACTTGTCGCATCGCTATATCACCGATCGGTTTCTGCCCGATAAGGCTATCGACCTGATGGATGAAGCTGCTGCACGTCTGCGTTTGCAGGTAGATTCTGTTCCGGAGTCGCTGGACGAGGTGAGCAGACGTATCAAACAGCTTGAGATCGAGCGCGAAGCTATCAAACGCGAGAACGATGTGCAAAAGCTGGAGCAGCTTAACAAAGAGATTGCCGATCTGAAGGAAGACGAGAAGACGCAGATGGCCAAGTGGCAGAGCGAGAAGGATCAGATCAACAAGATTCAACAGAACAAGATCGATATCGAAAACCTGAAGTTTGAGGCAGATAAGGCCGAGCGCGAAGGCAATTACGGTAGGGTTGCCGAAATACGCTACGGACTGATAAAGGCGAAAGAGGAGGAGATCAAAGCGGTGCAGGCGCAGTTGCATAGTCTTCAGGGCGGATCGGCCATGATTAAAGAGGAGGTTGACAGCGAGGATATAGCCGACGTGGTTTCGAGATGGACGGGTATTCCGGTAAACAAGATGTTGCAAAGCGAAAAGGAGAAGCTGCTTAATCTGGAAGACGAACTTCACAAACGGGTGGTTGGTCAGCAGGAGGCCATCACAGCCATTGCCGATGCCGTAAGGCGCAGCCGTGCCGGTTTGCAGGACCCGAAGCGTCCTATAGGTTCGTTTATTTTCCTCGGAACTACCGGTGTGGGTAAAACGGAGCTTGCCAAAGCGTTGGCCGAGTATCTGTTTGACGACGAGAACCTGATGACCCGTATCGATATGAGTGAGTATCAGGAGAAATTCAGTGCCACAAGGTTGATTGGTGCTCCTCCGGGATATGTGGGTTACGATGAAGGTGGACAGCTTACCGAGGCAATCAGGCGTAAGCCGTACTCGGTGGTTTTGTTCGACGAGATTGAGAAAGCACACCCTGATGTGTTCAATGTTTTATTGCAGGTGCTGGACGACGGCCGACTTACCGATAATAAAGGTAGGGTGGTAAATTTCAAGAACACGATCATTATTATGACATCCAATCTTGGATCGTCACTGATTCGTGAGAACTTTGAAAAGATAACGCCGGAAAACCACGACCAGGTGATAGAACATACTCGCAATCAGGTGTTGGAATTATTGAAGAAGACAATCCGTCCGGAGTTCCTGAACCGTATCGACGAAACGATTATGTTTACGCCGCTTAACGAAGAGGAGATAAGACAGATCGTGAATCTGCAGTTGAAGGGTGTGGCTGCGATGTTGGCTGCCAATGGCATCGTGCTCGAATTTACGGATGAGGCTTTGTCGTTCATCGCCCAAGAGGGATACGATCCTCAGTTTGGTGCCCGTCCGGTTAAAAGGGTTATTCAGAAGTACGTGCTGAACGAACTCTCAAAAGAGATCCTTAGTCAGAAGATCGACCGTAATCAAGTCATTACGATTGCAAAAAAAGGACAGGGATTGGAGTTTGTAAATAAATAA
- a CDS encoding TonB-dependent receptor, translating to MKVTLILCFLAIQLSAASVYSQYVSLNLSMKNTTVGAVINSIKSQTGYEFSYDADLLDKVIGTVSVDMKNEQIETILNKIFGGTDINFRVLNNRIFLKEEPGKLKNLSVVNQQQSQKTVKGTVVDAANIPVIGANVFVKGTTHGTITDMDGNFTLTNVAENSTLVISYIGFLEKNVEVGNKTSFDIVLLEDSKKLEEVVIVGYGTQKKVNLTGSITAVNASELSGISTSNLSNTLAGRAPGVNITGNSGLMGSSSNIRIRGGFGEPLFVIDGIVRDKEAFDALEVNEIDQLSFLKDAATASIYGSQAGNGVVLVTTKGGTQQKPMFNYQGSYTFMTPTQELFSDMFTATDELIYQNRVAQYQGLATPNGEKEFEYFKDKNYNVNDYIWQTPWNQKHSVSVSGGNDKVTYYALGSYIGEEGSYKNLENDKFNLRSNVTAKITDQIKMNFNLAANQQNQQRFYWPFSDDDEQTIGDLYRCTFNWPKTYPFYLNADGSPANNVTDYPVQTPMGSWQAWNVVDQVVGDRYIKTRKREVNAILSFDIDLGKFIPGLTTKLVGNYIGNDYMRKKYLTYQHNYVWAAANSDQNRFIPAAPDPNKMNTFTFSQNQEFLSYNVHSLWSEQLNWFLNYNHSFGKHDVSGTLVWEQQANGGEKVFAKGESPLTNYDQMFVYSTDAERRWGDAWEVTNGRLSWIGRFNYTYDQKYIAEFSFRYDGNTLFPKEKRWGFFPSFSGAWRISNESFMENTSNWLDNLKIRASYGTTGNDLNVNNKEIEPFSYMNVYQSGYSYIWGDNLNLGIEPGATPNPYLTWATSATYNVGFDFGVLNNRLSGSFDAFYKTEKDILGSRIVTIPDTYGQSLAPENYAERSWRGVEFNAMWRDKAFGGQLDYSIYGNVGFSKDQWDVLDQTALYSPGGNLEEFSAIGKPLNRLSGLKTLGIIRTQEQLDELLAKGFKQYGRNPYLGGLYFEDVRGDGYSLGPDGKIDGNDVQLLSDNAAPRINYGFGTNLSWKGFTMDIHFQGVGLYDRMISNLGEGMGGIRQYGGTVRPYYPIWTDDVWTPENPNAKYPRVIGKSWYESGTGAQSFWIRNGAYLRLKNLNVGYNLPKSWISFLNLESAQLFVNGTNLFVLSAMTEFHDPEQDCYDSYPLMKSFTFGVDIKF from the coding sequence ATGAAGGTTACTTTAATTTTATGCTTCTTAGCCATTCAGCTGTCTGCTGCGAGTGTATATTCTCAGTATGTGAGTCTTAACTTGTCAATGAAAAACACTACTGTAGGTGCAGTGATAAACAGCATCAAATCGCAGACCGGTTACGAATTCTCTTACGATGCCGACTTATTGGACAAGGTGATCGGTACGGTTTCTGTCGACATGAAAAATGAACAGATAGAAACAATATTAAATAAAATATTTGGTGGAACGGATATCAATTTCCGTGTGTTGAACAACCGTATATTTTTAAAAGAGGAACCCGGAAAGCTGAAGAATCTGTCGGTTGTAAACCAGCAACAGAGTCAGAAAACCGTAAAAGGTACGGTGGTTGATGCTGCGAATATCCCGGTTATCGGTGCCAACGTATTTGTAAAGGGTACCACTCATGGTACGATTACGGATATGGATGGTAATTTCACGCTTACGAATGTGGCTGAAAACTCTACATTGGTTATATCCTATATCGGATTTCTTGAAAAGAATGTAGAGGTGGGAAATAAGACTTCTTTCGATATTGTGCTGCTGGAAGATTCCAAGAAGTTGGAAGAGGTTGTGATTGTAGGCTACGGTACACAAAAGAAGGTGAATTTAACCGGATCCATCACGGCTGTAAATGCTTCGGAATTGAGTGGTATATCTACCTCCAACCTGTCCAATACCCTGGCCGGGCGCGCTCCGGGTGTTAATATTACAGGAAACTCGGGATTGATGGGATCTTCATCAAATATCCGCATCCGTGGTGGATTTGGTGAACCGTTGTTTGTAATTGACGGTATCGTACGTGATAAGGAAGCATTTGATGCATTGGAGGTGAATGAAATTGACCAGCTGAGCTTCCTTAAGGATGCAGCCACTGCATCTATTTATGGTTCGCAGGCAGGTAACGGCGTTGTGCTTGTAACCACAAAGGGGGGAACACAGCAGAAGCCGATGTTCAATTACCAGGGTTCGTATACGTTTATGACTCCAACGCAGGAGTTGTTTTCGGATATGTTCACCGCTACAGACGAATTGATTTACCAGAATCGTGTGGCTCAGTATCAGGGTCTGGCTACGCCCAATGGCGAGAAAGAGTTTGAATACTTCAAAGATAAAAATTACAATGTAAACGATTATATCTGGCAAACTCCCTGGAATCAGAAGCATTCTGTAAGTGTATCCGGCGGAAACGATAAGGTTACCTATTATGCTCTGGGTAGTTATATAGGTGAAGAGGGGTCATATAAAAATCTGGAGAACGACAAGTTCAACCTTCGTTCGAATGTAACAGCCAAAATTACAGATCAGATAAAGATGAACTTTAACCTGGCTGCAAATCAGCAGAACCAGCAGCGGTTCTATTGGCCGTTTTCTGACGACGACGAGCAGACCATCGGCGACCTTTATCGTTGTACCTTCAACTGGCCGAAAACCTATCCGTTTTATCTGAATGCAGACGGATCGCCGGCTAACAACGTTACGGATTATCCGGTTCAGACACCTATGGGTAGCTGGCAGGCATGGAATGTGGTTGACCAGGTGGTGGGCGATCGCTATATCAAAACCAGAAAAAGAGAGGTGAATGCAATCTTGTCGTTCGACATAGATTTGGGTAAGTTCATCCCCGGACTAACAACCAAGCTTGTTGGTAATTATATCGGTAACGATTATATGCGTAAAAAATACCTTACTTACCAGCACAACTATGTATGGGCTGCTGCCAACTCGGACCAGAACCGTTTCATCCCGGCTGCACCAGACCCCAATAAGATGAATACGTTTACATTCTCTCAGAATCAGGAGTTTTTGAGTTATAATGTTCATTCATTGTGGAGCGAACAATTAAACTGGTTCCTTAACTATAACCACAGCTTCGGAAAGCACGATGTTTCCGGTACATTGGTGTGGGAACAACAGGCTAACGGCGGCGAAAAGGTTTTTGCCAAGGGCGAAAGTCCGCTTACAAACTACGACCAGATGTTCGTTTACTCTACAGATGCCGAACGTAGATGGGGAGATGCCTGGGAAGTAACCAACGGACGTTTGTCGTGGATCGGTCGCTTTAACTATACCTACGATCAGAAGTATATCGCCGAGTTTTCGTTCCGCTATGACGGAAATACCTTGTTCCCGAAAGAGAAACGCTGGGGATTCTTCCCATCTTTCTCCGGTGCCTGGCGTATAAGCAACGAATCGTTTATGGAAAATACTTCCAATTGGTTGGATAACCTCAAGATCAGAGCATCTTATGGTACAACCGGTAACGATTTGAATGTGAACAACAAGGAAATCGAGCCATTTTCTTATATGAATGTATATCAGTCGGGTTATTCGTACATTTGGGGTGATAACCTGAACTTGGGTATTGAACCTGGCGCAACTCCAAACCCGTACCTTACCTGGGCTACATCGGCTACCTACAACGTTGGATTTGATTTTGGAGTACTTAACAATCGCTTAAGCGGATCGTTTGATGCTTTCTATAAAACAGAAAAAGATATTCTTGGATCCAGAATTGTTACGATTCCCGATACTTACGGACAATCACTTGCTCCCGAAAACTACGCCGAAAGATCCTGGAGAGGGGTTGAGTTTAACGCGATGTGGAGAGATAAAGCCTTTGGCGGTCAGCTTGATTATTCTATCTATGGTAATGTTGGTTTTTCAAAAGACCAATGGGATGTATTGGATCAGACGGCTCTTTATTCTCCCGGCGGAAATCTGGAAGAGTTTTCGGCCATCGGAAAACCTCTTAACCGCTTAAGCGGACTTAAAACGTTGGGTATTATTCGTACGCAGGAACAATTGGACGAGTTGCTTGCCAAAGGATTTAAACAATATGGTAGAAATCCGTATCTTGGCGGACTTTATTTTGAAGATGTACGTGGAGATGGTTATTCACTCGGTCCCGACGGAAAGATTGACGGTAACGACGTTCAGCTGCTTTCAGATAATGCGGCTCCCCGCATCAACTATGGTTTTGGTACAAACCTGTCATGGAAAGGATTTACAATGGACATCCATTTCCAGGGAGTGGGATTGTACGACCGTATGATAAGCAACCTGGGAGAAGGGATGGGCGGAATCCGTCAGTATGGTGGTACGGTAAGACCTTATTATCCTATCTGGACAGATGATGTATGGACTCCCGAAAATCCAAATGCCAAATATCCGAGGGTAATTGGTAAAAGCTGGTACGAATCCGGAACAGGTGCTCAGTCTTTCTGGATCAGAAACGGTGCTTACCTGCGATTGAAAAACCTGAATGTTGGTTATAATTTGCCTAAGAGCTGGATTTCGTTCCTTAACCTTGAATCTGCTCAGCTTTTCGTAAACGGTACCAACCTGTTTGTGCTTTCTGCAATGACAGAGTTCCATGATCCCGAGCAGGATTGCTACGATTCTTATCCGTTAATGAAATCATTTACTTTTGGCGTAGATATTAAATTCTAA
- a CDS encoding alpha-L-fucosidase, whose translation MKTQKLFSILLFLLFISVHTYAQPQLTEPIPSQKPGKYQKNQIKRKYGMFIHFGINTFHNEEWTDGSKPAASYMPSRIDARQWVETAKKAGMKYIILVTKHHEGFCLWDSKYTEYDVANSGNHTNVVEEVAKECKRQGIELGLYYSLWDRTQNADVKDLSKDEAYNKYMLGQINELIDMVQKHTKIVEFWFDGGWEKSNQRWPVQQLYSTIKAKAPQCQVGINWSIGLPDNPDYHPVLPENQKEGFPIRYFPSDFRLGDPYLPASPDPKLFTHNGKTYYMPWESTVCISGKWFYHTEDTTYKTVDELAGLYVKATAQDNILILNTPLNRDGQLRERDVKLLTDLAKKLNLK comes from the coding sequence ATGAAAACACAAAAACTATTTTCTATCTTATTATTCCTGCTATTTATTTCTGTTCATACCTATGCTCAACCGCAACTAACTGAACCTATCCCTTCCCAGAAGCCCGGTAAATATCAGAAGAATCAGATCAAACGTAAATACGGTATGTTTATCCACTTTGGAATCAACACTTTTCATAATGAAGAATGGACCGATGGATCCAAACCGGCCGCATCTTACATGCCATCCCGCATTGATGCACGACAATGGGTGGAAACCGCCAAAAAAGCAGGAATGAAGTACATCATCCTTGTTACCAAGCATCATGAAGGATTTTGCCTGTGGGACAGCAAATATACCGAATATGATGTGGCTAATTCAGGAAATCATACCAACGTTGTAGAAGAGGTAGCCAAAGAATGCAAACGCCAGGGAATAGAGCTGGGGCTTTATTATTCGCTGTGGGACAGAACACAAAATGCCGATGTAAAAGACCTTTCGAAAGACGAAGCCTATAACAAATACATGTTAGGCCAGATAAACGAACTGATAGACATGGTACAAAAGCATACTAAAATTGTTGAATTCTGGTTCGATGGCGGATGGGAAAAGAGTAACCAACGCTGGCCGGTCCAACAACTCTACAGTACAATCAAAGCCAAAGCGCCTCAATGCCAAGTTGGAATAAACTGGAGTATCGGATTGCCCGATAATCCTGACTATCACCCTGTTCTTCCCGAAAATCAGAAAGAAGGTTTTCCAATCCGGTATTTCCCCAGCGACTTCCGGTTAGGCGATCCATACCTGCCTGCATCACCCGATCCCAAGCTGTTTACACACAATGGTAAAACCTATTACATGCCGTGGGAGTCTACTGTTTGCATCAGTGGCAAATGGTTTTACCACACCGAAGACACTACCTACAAAACGGTTGACGAACTTGCCGGTCTGTACGTGAAGGCAACCGCTCAGGATAATATATTAATATTAAATACTCCTCTAAACAGAGACGGGCAACTAAGAGAAAGGGATGTTAAACTGTTGACCGACTTAGCTAAAAAACTAAATTTAAAATGA
- a CDS encoding FecR family protein — protein sequence MEFDYKILAKYIIGEITFEEQTSLVEWSQMSEENNLLLKKIVEARILKKFVLHNSKEKTEQALLTLHNKIERKSIWSILRPYLGYVALFFLLIFSSVLGSIYYSASHEYISIVVKPGEKIKKIVLEDSSVVWLNSESVLRIPTSFSPKKRVVKLEGEAFFDITKQKGIPFRVETEHVDVKVLGTSFNLNTEAADNAFEAVLVSGKIVLQDKHEKDILRMSPSEKVIYSPSRNEYSIETVDTNVSTAWHLNQMTFENSTLREIVNKLSMLYDVNINIESKELADRRYRCVINRDETLIEVLDILKYLAPITYRIEGNEVFISK from the coding sequence ATGGAGTTCGACTACAAAATATTAGCTAAATATATTATCGGAGAGATCACCTTCGAAGAACAAACGAGTCTGGTTGAGTGGAGTCAAATGTCTGAAGAGAATAATTTGCTGCTCAAAAAGATCGTAGAAGCACGTATTCTGAAAAAATTTGTCTTACATAACAGCAAAGAAAAAACGGAACAGGCATTGCTTACGCTACATAATAAGATTGAACGTAAATCGATCTGGTCTATTCTGCGTCCGTACCTTGGCTATGTGGCTCTCTTTTTTCTGCTTATCTTTTCGTCTGTACTGGGAAGTATCTACTATTCTGCTTCGCACGAATACATCAGTATTGTTGTGAAACCAGGAGAGAAAATAAAGAAAATAGTGCTGGAAGATAGTTCGGTGGTATGGCTCAACAGCGAGTCGGTGCTCCGTATTCCCACTTCGTTTTCACCTAAAAAAAGAGTGGTGAAGCTGGAGGGGGAGGCATTTTTTGATATAACTAAACAAAAAGGTATCCCGTTTCGTGTTGAAACGGAACATGTGGATGTAAAAGTATTGGGAACCTCTTTTAACTTAAATACTGAAGCAGCAGATAACGCATTCGAAGCAGTGCTTGTTTCCGGTAAAATTGTTTTACAGGACAAGCATGAAAAAGATATCTTACGGATGTCTCCTTCCGAAAAGGTTATCTATAGTCCTTCCAGAAACGAATATTCCATCGAAACGGTTGATACTAATGTCAGCACCGCATGGCATTTAAACCAGATGACCTTCGAAAATTCCACTTTGCGTGAGATTGTAAACAAGCTGTCCATGCTATACGATGTAAATATCAACATCGAATCAAAGGAGTTGGCCGACAGAAGGTACCGGTGTGTAATAAACAGAGACGAGACTCTGATTGAGGTGTTGGATATATTAAAATATCTGGCTCCAATCACGTATCGGATAGAAGGAAACGAAGTCTTTATTAGTAAATAA
- a CDS encoding OmpA family protein: protein MKNFKMISVLMLCAAVLLSGCGASNTVKGTAIGVGGGAAVGAGVGKIAGNTALGAIIGAAVGGTAGALIGKKMDKQKKELEASIPDATVETVNNGEAIKVTFDSGILFATNSSTVSDASKSALRNFASSLNSNPDTNIKIIGHTDNTGRVEYNQTLSEKRAKSVYDYLLNQSVSSNRMQFEGKGITEPVADNSTAAGRQQNRRVEILILANQKMIQEAQQGTLK, encoded by the coding sequence ATGAAAAATTTTAAGATGATTTCGGTCCTGATGCTGTGTGCAGCTGTACTTCTGTCGGGTTGTGGAGCAAGCAATACAGTGAAAGGAACCGCTATTGGTGTTGGTGGAGGTGCTGCAGTTGGTGCAGGTGTAGGCAAAATTGCAGGTAACACAGCTTTGGGAGCCATTATCGGTGCAGCTGTAGGTGGTACTGCCGGAGCTTTGATCGGAAAGAAAATGGACAAGCAGAAGAAAGAGTTGGAAGCTTCTATTCCAGATGCTACAGTTGAGACTGTAAACAATGGCGAAGCAATCAAGGTTACTTTCGATTCAGGTATTTTGTTTGCTACAAATTCAAGTACAGTAAGCGATGCTTCTAAATCGGCTTTACGCAACTTCGCATCCAGCCTGAACTCAAATCCGGATACCAATATCAAAATTATCGGTCATACAGATAATACAGGTAGAGTGGAATACAACCAGACTCTTTCTGAGAAACGTGCTAAAAGCGTGTACGATTATTTATTGAACCAATCTGTATCAAGCAACCGTATGCAGTTTGAAGGTAAAGGTATCACTGAACCTGTTGCCGACAACTCTACTGCTGCTGGCAGACAACAGAATCGTCGTGTTGAAATCCTGATTCTGGCTAATCAGAAAATGATCCAGGAAGCTCAACAGGGTACGCTTAAATAA
- a CDS encoding arylsulfatase: MTKMFRSMPLAALALTAGVSCGTGKNAEEGVKGRPNILLILADDLGYSDLGCYGGEVHTPNLDRLAQNGLRFSRFYNAGRSCPTRASLLTGLYPHQAGIGRMTFDDHLPGYRGTMTHNGVTIAEALKQNGYQTGMIGKWHVAETPLRTDQREWLAHQVQHEEFAPKENYPIHRGFDNFYGTIYGVVDYFDPFSLVNGEEPVKDVPTGYYSTIALSDSAVSYIGRYAKSEKPFFMYLAYHSPHWPLHALEEDIKKYEDVYKVGWKTIREARFERMKKLGIFGNQTDFLSNRQSAKEWESNPDREWDAHAMAVHAAMIDRMDQGIGKVLQELERTGELDNTLILFMSDNGCSPEVCQDYSPGENDRPDMMRDGTPIVYPRKKEAMPGPETTFASLGPEWANVANTPFRFWKAKMYEGGICSPMIAHWPAGIKAVRGSVTDEPCHIVDVMATSLELAKSNYPATYKGNKILPMQGESMVPVFKNGKRKGHTYIGFEHFNEKALMSNDGWKIIQPGNKARWELYNLNTDRSEQHNLADTYPDRVAAMVKEYEAWAERSMVVPAPR; encoded by the coding sequence ATGACAAAAATGTTTAGATCAATGCCGCTTGCTGCGCTTGCCTTAACGGCGGGTGTGAGTTGCGGAACGGGAAAAAATGCGGAAGAGGGTGTTAAAGGCAGACCGAACATTCTTCTTATTCTGGCAGACGATTTGGGATATTCGGATCTGGGTTGCTACGGCGGCGAGGTTCATACACCTAATCTGGATAGGTTGGCGCAGAACGGGTTGCGCTTCAGCCGGTTTTATAATGCCGGACGGAGCTGTCCGACCAGGGCCTCGTTGTTGACGGGCCTCTATCCGCACCAGGCGGGGATAGGGCGGATGACTTTCGACGATCATCTGCCGGGTTACAGGGGTACCATGACGCACAATGGGGTTACCATTGCCGAAGCACTGAAGCAGAATGGCTATCAAACAGGAATGATCGGGAAGTGGCATGTGGCTGAAACGCCTTTACGTACCGATCAGAGGGAGTGGCTGGCGCATCAGGTGCAGCACGAAGAGTTTGCTCCGAAGGAGAATTATCCTATACACCGCGGGTTTGATAACTTTTATGGAACCATCTATGGGGTGGTGGATTATTTCGATCCCTTCAGTCTGGTTAACGGTGAAGAGCCGGTTAAGGATGTGCCTACGGGTTACTATAGTACGATTGCATTGTCTGACAGTGCGGTTTCGTATATCGGTAGGTATGCAAAGTCAGAAAAACCATTCTTTATGTATCTGGCCTATCACTCTCCCCACTGGCCTTTGCATGCCCTGGAGGAGGATATAAAGAAGTATGAGGATGTGTATAAGGTGGGCTGGAAAACGATTCGTGAGGCTCGCTTCGAAAGAATGAAAAAGTTGGGAATCTTTGGTAATCAGACCGATTTTCTTTCTAACCGTCAGTCGGCCAAGGAGTGGGAGTCTAACCCGGACAGGGAGTGGGATGCGCATGCCATGGCGGTTCATGCGGCTATGATAGACCGGATGGATCAGGGTATCGGAAAGGTGCTGCAGGAGCTGGAAAGAACCGGTGAGCTGGATAATACCCTCATTTTGTTTATGTCCGACAATGGATGTAGTCCGGAAGTATGTCAGGATTATTCACCGGGAGAGAACGACCGTCCGGATATGATGCGCGACGGAACGCCCATCGTGTATCCGAGAAAGAAAGAGGCAATGCCGGGACCGGAGACTACCTTTGCTTCATTAGGACCGGAATGGGCCAACGTAGCCAATACACCGTTTCGGTTCTGGAAGGCTAAAATGTATGAAGGGGGGATTTGTTCTCCTATGATTGCCCATTGGCCTGCCGGTATTAAAGCTGTCAGAGGATCGGTTACCGACGAGCCTTGTCACATTGTGGATGTGATGGCTACCAGTTTGGAATTGGCTAAGTCAAACTATCCTGCCACCTATAAGGGAAATAAAATTCTTCCGATGCAGGGCGAGAGCATGGTGCCGGTTTTTAAGAATGGTAAACGTAAAGGGCATACCTATATCGGGTTCGAACATTTTAATGAGAAGGCGCTGATGAGTAATGATGGCTGGAAGATTATTCAACCCGGCAATAAAGCCAGGTGGGAGTTGTACAATTTAAATACCGACCGGTCTGAGCAACATAACCTGGCCGATACATATCCCGATAGGGTAGCTGCCATGGTTAAGGAATACGAAGCCTGGGCAGAGAGGAGCATGGTGGTTCCGGCTCCGCGCTAA
- a CDS encoding RNA polymerase sigma-70 factor: protein MSALFDHTMIKMGIEDREGFDNLFRHYYPRLKSYVSSFVEDSVAEDITQDVFLYVWENRKKIHVGPAFHSYLFQAGYTRSIDYLKRQKSVTGFSSLIQNEITQIYETLAVNEGDILENLYSEDFYEKLYTLLELIPEQRRNVFLMAYMDGLKTKEIAANLDIPQRTVESHIYLTLKFLKEHFEKKDFFLLLLLIQFSI from the coding sequence ATGAGTGCTTTGTTTGATCATACTATGATAAAAATGGGCATAGAGGACAGGGAGGGGTTTGACAACCTGTTCCGACACTATTATCCTCGCTTGAAATCGTACGTTTCGTCGTTTGTAGAAGATTCGGTAGCGGAAGACATTACACAGGACGTATTTCTATATGTTTGGGAAAACAGAAAAAAAATCCATGTTGGTCCGGCTTTCCATTCCTATCTGTTTCAAGCGGGTTATACAAGATCGATCGACTACCTTAAGAGACAAAAATCCGTTACCGGATTCTCATCGCTTATCCAGAATGAAATTACGCAGATTTACGAAACGCTGGCTGTTAATGAGGGTGATATACTTGAAAATCTGTATTCGGAGGACTTCTATGAGAAACTATATACCTTGTTGGAGCTGATTCCAGAACAGCGACGCAATGTTTTTCTGATGGCCTATATGGACGGATTAAAGACGAAGGAGATTGCCGCCAACCTGGATATCCCGCAACGCACGGTTGAAAGTCACATTTACCTTACCCTTAAATTTCTGAAAGAACACTTCGAGAAAAAAGATTTCTTCCTGCTTTTGCTGTTAATTCAGTTTTCTATCTAA